The nucleotide window CACGACCGCTTTCATATCTTTATCCAGCAGAGCGATGTGGAATTTGCCATCTTTGACCGCGATCTCGCCGTGCATGGTTTCGTTGTCACTGAATTCGAGGATGCGCCCGCCATTCGGCCCGCGCTCCACGCCTTCGTGGCCGAAAGCGAGGCTACTGATGAGTGTGGTAATAAGGAGGATGAGTTTGGTTTTCATGGTGTGGTTTGGGTTGGTTGTTTGCCGAAAAGATAAAACACCGCAGGTGTCACCATCAGGTCCAGCAGCGTGCTGCTGACCAGACCGCCAGCGATGACGACGGCTACGGGGTGGAGGATTTCTTTGCCGGGCTCGTGGGCGGCGAGCAGCAGCGGGATCAGGGCGATGCCAGCACTCAGCGCCGTCATCAATACAGGCACCAAGCGCTCTAACGTGCCACGCAGGATCATCGCACGGCCAAAGACCTCTCCCTCATGACGCATGAGATGCTGATAGTGGCTGATCATCATGATGCCATTGCGTGCGGCGACTCCGCCTACTGCGATGAAGCCCACCAGCGTGGCGATGCTGATATTCCCGATCAGCCACCACGTCAAAGCGAGCCCACCCATGAGTGCGAGCGGTATATTCAGCATCACCTGAAGCGCGAGTGACAAGCTTCTAAAGAAACTCGCCAGCAACACGAGCACAACAATGAGTACGAGGCCAAAATAGAGCGTGATTCGCTTTGCAGCGGCCTGTTGAGCCTGGAATTCCCCCTCAAAGCGCAGGAAGTATCCTTCTGGCAGCTTCACCTTTTCACGGATCGCCGGTTCCCATTGCTTCACCAGTCCCTCTAGGTCACGCACATTGCTGTTCGCGCTGATCACGATGCGGCGCTGCGTGCTTTCGCGATTGATCACATTGGGGCCTTTGCCTTCGCGAATGTCTGCCACGAGGCGCAGCGGGATGCGCTGACCGCTTGTGGTCTCGATCAGCAAATCACCGACTTTTCTGGCGAATCACGCCAGGCCTCCGGTAGCCGCAGCACCAGATCGATCGTGCGCGGGCCTTCGCGCAGTTCCGCCAGCATTTTACCCCCGAGAAGGGTCGATACCTGCTCATTGAGTGTCCCTGGTTGCACACCGTAGGCGACGGCTCGCTCGCGATTCACTTCGATCTTGATCTGGGGTATCGGCACCTGCGCCTCCAGGTTCACATCGGTCAATCCGGGCACGGTTTTAGCGATGTCGCGCACCTTCTCACCTTTCTCACGCAGCACGGCTAAATCGGGGCCGAAAATTTTCACCGCAATCTTTGCTGACACGCCACTGAGCATGTGTGAGAGCCTGTGGCCGATGGGCTGGCCGATGTTCAATGCTGTGCCAGGAATTTTGCCGAGCTTCTCACGGATCTCGCGAAAAACCTCGTCGCGAGGCCTGCCGTTGTCGAAAAACTCCACATCCAGCTCGTTCACGCTCACGGGCATCACATGGTCATCACGCTCTGCACGACCAGCCCGTCTGCCGACGCTTTTCACTTCTGGGATGCTCCTTAACAGCCGCACCGCCGCCTCACCGACTTCGTTTGAATGCGCCAGCGAGGTGCCTGGAGCACCTGCGAGCGAAATCGTCGCACTGCCCTCATTAAAGGCCGGGAGGAACTCTTTGCCCATCTTGGGGTAAAGCATCAACGCCGCGATCAAGAGCACCCCAACAAGTGCCAGAGTCACCACAGGTGCTCCCAGGGCAAAACGCAGAAAAGTATGTCTCACCGTCCATTTCATCGCTCGGACGACAAAGCCATCTCCATGGGCTTTCCGTTCCCTTTGAGCATCAGCGAGCACAAAACCGGGATCACTGTCAGCGAGACGATGAACGATGCCGCCATGCTGGTGATCGTCGCAATGGCGATGGGGGTGAAAAGCCGCCCTTCGATGCCTTCGAGCCCCATCAGTGGCAAAAACACCAGCATCACCAAAACCGTCGCATACAGGATCGAGTTCCGCACCTCGCTAGAGGCTGTAGCGATGATGTCGAGCCTGATTTTGCCCGGATTTTCCCGCAGTCGCCGCCACACATTTTCTACATCGACGATGGCATCGTCCACCACCATGCCGATGGCTACCGCGAGCCCACCGAGCGTCATGGAGTTCACACTCACTCCAAAGAGTTTGAAGACCAAAATCGTCACCGCAAAGGACAGCGGCATCGCCATGAGCGTGATGAACGTGGTGCGCAGATTCAGCAAGAAAAGAAACAGAATGACCGCCACCATCACCGCACCATCGCGAATGGCCTCCTTCAGATTTCCAATAGCATGCTCGATGAAATCACCCTGGCGGAACAAAACCTCCGCTGAGACTCCCGCTGGCAGACTCAGCTCCTTCAGAGCTGCTTCGACCTCTGTCGTTAGCCGTAGCGTGTCAAAACCGGGCGCTTTGTCGATACTGAGCACCACGCCCATCGTCCCATTCACGCTGGCGTCGCCGCGCATGGGCTGCACGCCGTGCACGACCTCCGCCACGTCGCTAATGAGCACAGGGCGATGATCGACTGCCTTGATCACCGTTTTTGCCAGATCGTCCAAGCTGGTGCTCATGCCGAGATTGCGCCCCATGACCTCACGCGGGCCATTTTGCAGATAACCACTCGTGGCATTGCCACTGGCACGGCTCACAGCGGCCTCGATTTCATCAAAACTCACGCCAAAAGCGGCCATGCGATGCGGATGTGGCCGCACCTCGATCTGCCGCACGCCACCGCCGATGGTCAGCACCTCTGCGATACCGCGAATGCTCTGCAAGCGCCGCCGCACGGTCCAATCTGCGAGCACTCGCAGCTCCACCGGTGTCGTCTTGCCATCGGTGCTCTTCAGCCCCACGAGCACGATTTCTCCCATGAGCGAGGAGACCGGCGTCATGCCTGCTTTGACGCCTTTCGGCAGCGCTGCGCCTTGCAGTCGCTCCTGCACGAGCTGCCGTGCACGGTAAATGTCTGTGCCCCAGCCGAACTCCGCAAAAACAAGCGACAGGCCCACATCTGAGTTCGACCGCAGCCGATCCAGCCCGCCCACGCCCTGCACTGCCGCCTCGATGGGCTGCGTGACGAGCGCCTCCACTTCCTCAGGTGCGAGTCCCGGAGATTCTGTCAAAATGGTCACTGTCGGTTTCGTCATATCCGGCAGCACCTCCACCGGCAGCTCTGTGAGCGTCTGCGCCCCAAAGATCAGCACCACCAGCGCCATCATCAAAATGAGAGGTCGGTGGTGCAGAGAGAAATGGATGAGGCGGTTTAGCATGGCTGGGCCTCCTGCGTTGTAGCGAAGCAAAGTAGCCATCTCGCTCCGTCGAGATGAGCACACAGATCCCCGAAGCTGAGTGAGAAACGAATCACATGGCGACATACCGATGGCGCAGCGGTGGGCCCATCTCGCGGAGCGAGATGGCTACCGTAAGCCACTCACGCGGCCACCTCCTTCCGCTTCAGCATCGCGAGCAGCAGCAAAACGAAGAGCAACCCGCTCGTGGCGGCAAAGAAGGTGGTCATTTCGCTCCAGCCTTCGGCATGCTCGTGGTCGTCGTGTTCATGCGCATGCTCGGCTTGCTGTTCGGTGGTCATTTCGGTGCCGTCTTCGTTGTGGGCGTGGCCGTGGGCGGCGTCGAGGGCTTCTTTGAGGCTGACGCTGCCTTTGCCTGCAAAGGCGAGCGAGTAGGCACCGCGTGTGACGACTTCATCGCCGGGGAGCAGGCCCTTGGTGACTTCGATGAAGCGATCATTCTGAGAACCGAGCACGACCGGCACTTTCATGAAGGCGTTTTTCAGGTCGTAGGCCTTCACATAGACAAAACGCTGCGCCGCATCTCCTGCACGGCGGCGCGGGGGATGGACATGACGTTTTCTCGCTGATCGACGACGATGCTGAACTCCGCCTTCATTCCGGGGCGTAGCAAGCGCTCTGGATTGCCTACGTGAAACGCAGCCTCGATGGTGCCGCTGGTTTCATCCGCCACCGTGGCGATATGGGCGACTTTGGCCTCGAAAACACGATCTGGCAGCGCCGTGAGGCGGATATGGGCATTTTGGCCGAGCTTCACTTTTCCAGCGAGGTGCTGCGGCACGCTCGCGGCGGCCTCCACCGTGCTGAGATCGACGATTTCGATGAGTTCGGCCTCCGGCGACACCGGTTGGCCTTGGGCGATGTTCACTTTAGAAACGAGGCCGCTGATGGGCGCTTCGAGCTTGATCACCGGC belongs to Verrucomicrobiaceae bacterium and includes:
- a CDS encoding efflux RND transporter periplasmic adaptor subunit; the protein is MLSAQSKETKHQTHSEHFAPLLLGSLFLNAAEKPDVILDDIAVANLQLEYAEAEETTFEETIFALGHLEVLPGKKAIVSSRIPGRAFSVLVIPHQEVDVGAEVAWIESRQPGDPPPVIKLEAPISGLVSKVNIAQGQPVSPEAELIEIVDLSTVEAAASVPQHLAGKVKLGQNAHIRLTALPDRVFEAKVAHIATVADETSGTIEAAFHVGNPERLLRPGMKAEFSIVVDQRENVMSIPRAAVQEMRRSVLSM